The following are from one region of the Yoonia sp. R2331 genome:
- a CDS encoding STAS/SEC14 domain-containing protein, giving the protein MLRISKPAADRLDIDLSGSVSSIEMATGLDRLIAEAGDMTNGKVLYRITDFEMPSLSALMVEFGRLPSLFALLGKIDKCAVLCDATWLRNAAEFEGFVLPGIDIKSFGLDRESDAIAWLNGEKPDSGFDSVPI; this is encoded by the coding sequence ATGCTACGCATCTCAAAACCCGCTGCCGACCGTCTCGACATTGACCTGTCCGGCAGCGTCTCATCCATCGAAATGGCCACCGGCCTTGACCGCCTGATCGCCGAGGCGGGCGACATGACAAACGGCAAGGTACTCTACCGCATCACCGACTTCGAAATGCCGTCACTCAGCGCGCTCATGGTCGAGTTTGGCCGCCTGCCGTCGCTCTTTGCGCTGCTTGGCAAGATCGACAAATGTGCGGTGCTCTGTGATGCGACCTGGCTGCGCAACGCGGCAGAGTTCGAAGGCTTTGTCTTGCCGGGCATCGACATCAAAAGCTTTGGCCTTGATCGGGAAAGTGATGCCATCGCATGGCTGAACGGTGAAAAGCCGGATAGCGGCTTTGATTCAGTGCCGATCTAG
- a CDS encoding VPLPA-CTERM sorting domain-containing protein, translating to MKIFGAFALAPVFSLGLATASSAAPVTLYDQDFENPNAFVGTARSDVDGQKVNVNYGNQPAGFTFGNTFTVETINVTDSTNPGGDRQFNSIGGYSGDLAQSGDFLIGMLSSAQNDLLGLTFDITGFDFLNVRIDLTNLDLECCGAPFHSGNFDTTPDFQFSLFDGQGSGGIGGGTLLDRKVFSPGASARHVIDFTTFTFGLDAKNSVDGLVTLQIDLLSGGYAAFDNLLIVASDTEGDVGIVPLPAGGWLLLAGLGMLAGARKRSTKA from the coding sequence ATGAAGATTTTTGGCGCCTTCGCCCTGGCTCCTGTGTTCTCACTCGGTCTGGCGACCGCGTCATCCGCCGCACCAGTCACGCTCTATGATCAGGATTTTGAAAACCCCAATGCCTTCGTCGGCACGGCCCGGTCTGACGTGGATGGCCAAAAGGTCAACGTCAACTACGGCAACCAGCCGGCTGGCTTCACCTTCGGGAATACCTTCACGGTTGAAACGATCAACGTCACCGACAGCACCAATCCCGGCGGCGACCGGCAGTTCAACAGTATCGGAGGCTATTCCGGTGATCTTGCCCAATCCGGCGACTTCCTCATTGGGATGTTGTCGTCGGCACAAAATGACCTGCTGGGCCTGACGTTTGACATCACCGGCTTTGATTTCCTGAATGTGCGGATCGACCTGACCAACCTTGACCTGGAATGCTGCGGCGCGCCATTCCACAGTGGCAACTTCGACACCACACCCGACTTTCAGTTCTCGCTCTTTGACGGTCAGGGCTCGGGCGGCATCGGTGGCGGCACCTTGCTTGACCGCAAAGTGTTCTCGCCCGGTGCCTCTGCACGGCACGTGATTGATTTCACCACCTTCACCTTTGGTCTGGATGCCAAGAATTCGGTTGATGGTCTTGTCACCCTTCAAATCGACCTGTTGTCAGGTGGCTACGCGGCCTTTGACAACCTGCTGATTGTCGCCTCCGATACCGAGGGCGACGTCGGTATCGTACCGCTGCCTGCCGGGGGCTGGCTGCTGCTGGCGGGTCTGGGCATGCTGGCAGGCGCGCGCAAGCGATCCACCAAAGCCTGA
- a CDS encoding peptidoglycan D,D-transpeptidase FtsI family protein translates to MIRTPLRPLARILKAREVGENPDAIEAENLARRHEEMRDKARFRAEGRLLVLGGVFFSAFLTIGAQMGALASSVPEEPRARTVGNPIIGQRSDIVDRNGRILATNLQTHSLYAQPPQMVDPRAAAEGLAAIFPEMDVEELYKDFTGSRKFLWIRKQISPEQMQLVHDIGSPGLLFGPREMRLYPNGPIAAHVMGGASYGREGVSSAEVIGVAGVERRFDDYLRDPANEGAPLELSLDLTVQAAAEEVLDGGMRIMNAKGAASVLMDIHTGEVISMVSLPDFDPNNRPQVLTQGDQSDSPLFNRAVQGVYELGSTFKIFAVAQAIDLGLVNANTMIDTKGPLTWGRFRIRDFHDYGPELSATDVIVKSSNIGTARIAMMVGGARQKEFLGELGFLEATPVEMQEAPSGAPLFPRQWSEISTMTISYGHGLSSSPLHLAAGYASLLNGGTRVEPTLLKQDRAQAGPQVVSPQVSRIAREMLRQVVVRGTASFGEVPGYEVGGKTGTADKPKENGGGYYDDKVIATFASVFPANDPQYVLIVTLDEPSETSGDKPRRTAGWTAVPVAAEMIRRVAPLLGVRPQIESLEPVGVTLTSN, encoded by the coding sequence ATGATCCGCACGCCGCTGCGCCCGCTGGCCCGTATCCTGAAAGCCCGCGAAGTGGGCGAAAACCCCGACGCCATCGAGGCGGAAAACCTTGCGCGCCGCCATGAAGAGATGCGCGACAAGGCCCGGTTTCGGGCTGAGGGGCGGTTGCTGGTGCTGGGGGGCGTGTTCTTTAGCGCGTTCCTGACAATTGGGGCGCAGATGGGGGCGCTGGCGTCATCAGTGCCGGAAGAACCGCGCGCGCGCACGGTGGGCAATCCGATCATTGGGCAAAGGTCCGATATCGTGGACCGCAACGGGCGGATTCTGGCGACGAATTTGCAGACCCATAGCCTTTATGCGCAGCCGCCGCAGATGGTGGACCCGCGCGCCGCCGCCGAAGGGTTGGCCGCGATTTTCCCTGAAATGGATGTCGAAGAACTCTATAAGGATTTCACCGGCAGCCGGAAATTCTTGTGGATTCGCAAGCAGATAAGCCCAGAGCAGATGCAGTTGGTGCATGACATCGGCAGCCCCGGTTTGCTTTTTGGTCCGCGCGAGATGCGGCTTTATCCCAACGGGCCGATTGCCGCGCATGTCATGGGCGGTGCGTCTTATGGGCGCGAGGGCGTGTCGAGTGCTGAGGTGATTGGTGTCGCGGGTGTCGAACGTCGGTTTGACGACTATCTGCGCGATCCGGCCAATGAAGGTGCCCCGCTGGAGTTGTCACTGGACCTGACCGTGCAAGCGGCGGCCGAAGAGGTGCTGGACGGCGGGATGCGGATCATGAACGCCAAGGGTGCAGCCAGCGTCTTGATGGATATTCACACCGGCGAGGTCATTTCGATGGTCAGCCTGCCGGATTTTGACCCGAACAACCGGCCGCAGGTGCTGACGCAGGGCGATCAGAGCGACAGCCCGCTCTTTAACCGCGCGGTGCAGGGGGTCTATGAGCTTGGCTCGACCTTCAAGATCTTTGCCGTAGCACAGGCGATTGATTTGGGTCTGGTGAATGCCAACACGATGATCGACACCAAGGGCCCGCTGACCTGGGGCCGGTTCCGGATTCGGGATTTCCACGACTATGGCCCGGAATTGTCGGCCACGGATGTGATTGTGAAGTCGTCCAACATTGGCACGGCGCGGATTGCGATGATGGTTGGCGGCGCGCGGCAAAAGGAATTCCTGGGCGAGCTTGGGTTCCTGGAAGCGACCCCGGTGGAAATGCAGGAGGCGCCCAGCGGTGCGCCGCTGTTCCCCCGTCAGTGGTCTGAAATCTCAACGATGACAATCTCTTACGGGCATGGGTTGTCGTCGTCACCGCTGCATCTGGCGGCGGGCTATGCCAGTTTGCTGAATGGCGGAACACGGGTGGAACCGACGTTGCTCAAGCAGGATCGCGCGCAAGCGGGGCCGCAGGTGGTCAGCCCGCAGGTCAGCCGGATCGCGCGCGAGATGTTGCGGCAGGTGGTGGTGCGTGGCACGGCCTCTTTCGGGGAGGTGCCGGGCTACGAGGTCGGCGGCAAGACCGGGACAGCGGATAAGCCCAAGGAAAACGGTGGCGGTTACTATGATGACAAGGTGATTGCGACGTTTGCCAGCGTCTTTCCGGCCAATGATCCGCAATATGTGTTGATCGTCACGCTGGATGAACCCAGCGAGACCAGCGGTGACAAGCCGCGCCGCACCGCCGGTTGGACGGCTGTGCCGGTGGCCGCAGAGATGATCCGCCGGGTGGCCCCACTGTTGGGTGTACGTCCGCAGATTGAAAGTCTGGAACCGGTCGGTGTAACACTCACCTCAAACTGA
- the mraY gene encoding phospho-N-acetylmuramoyl-pentapeptide-transferase, whose protein sequence is MLYWLTAWSDGGDFFNLFRYITFRAGGAFMTSLLFGFMFGLPLINVLRRKQGKGQPIRDDGPEGHFVKAGTPTMGGLLIVGALTTSTLLWARWDNPYVWLVLFVTLSFALIGFADDYAKVSKQNTAGVSGRVRILLGLLIAGIAGFWAAQYHPEGLVNQLAVPVFKDTLINLGLLFVPFAVIVIVGAANAVNLTDGLDGLAIMPVMIAAGTFGIIAYFVGRVDFSESLGLHYVPGSGEILIFAAGLIGGGLGFLWYNAPPAAVFMGDTGSLALGGALGAIAVATKHEIVLAIVGGLFVVEALSVIIQVFYFKATGKRVFLMAPIHHHYEKKGWAESTIVIRFWIISLILAMIGLATLKVR, encoded by the coding sequence ATGTTGTATTGGTTGACAGCCTGGTCAGATGGCGGCGACTTTTTCAATCTGTTCCGGTACATCACGTTCCGCGCAGGTGGGGCGTTCATGACCTCGCTTTTGTTCGGGTTCATGTTCGGGCTGCCATTGATCAACGTCTTGCGGCGCAAACAGGGCAAGGGCCAGCCGATCCGCGACGACGGCCCAGAGGGTCATTTCGTCAAGGCGGGCACGCCGACGATGGGCGGATTGCTGATTGTGGGCGCGCTGACCACATCGACCTTGCTGTGGGCGCGGTGGGACAACCCTTATGTCTGGCTGGTGCTGTTTGTGACGTTGTCCTTTGCGCTGATTGGATTTGCCGATGATTATGCCAAGGTCAGCAAACAGAATACGGCCGGTGTGTCTGGTCGGGTGCGCATTTTGTTGGGGTTACTGATTGCCGGGATTGCGGGCTTTTGGGCGGCGCAATATCACCCCGAGGGATTGGTGAACCAGCTTGCCGTGCCGGTGTTCAAGGATACGCTGATCAACCTTGGTCTGCTGTTTGTGCCCTTTGCGGTCATCGTCATTGTAGGAGCCGCGAATGCGGTGAACCTGACGGATGGTCTGGACGGTCTGGCGATCATGCCGGTGATGATTGCCGCAGGCACATTCGGGATTATCGCCTATTTCGTGGGCCGCGTGGATTTTTCCGAGAGCCTTGGCCTGCACTATGTGCCCGGATCGGGTGAGATCTTGATCTTTGCCGCCGGGCTGATCGGCGGGGGCCTTGGTTTTCTGTGGTACAATGCGCCACCGGCTGCCGTGTTTATGGGGGACACAGGGTCATTGGCGTTGGGCGGCGCGCTGGGTGCGATTGCGGTGGCGACCAAGCACGAGATCGTTTTGGCGATTGTCGGCGGGTTGTTCGTGGTCGAGGCCCTGAGCGTGATCATTCAGGTGTTCTATTTCAAGGCCACGGGCAAGCGCGTGTTCCTGATGGCGCCGATCCACCACCACTACGAGAAAAAGGGTTGGGCGGAATCGACGATTGTGATCCGGTTCTGGATCATCAGCCTGATCCTGGCGATGATTGGTCTGGCGACGCTGAAGGTGCGGTAA
- a CDS encoding UDP-N-acetylmuramoyl-L-alanyl-D-glutamate--2,6-diaminopimelate ligase — translation MGKTSSLAELGLTAQGGREAQISGIAVDSRAVRPGYLFAAMPGTVVHGATFVAQAVEDGAVAVLTDAKGAALIDVDVAVVVAQDPRAALAQTASLWFGPHPGTVVAVTGTNGKTSVSTFTRQIWEALGLAAVNLGTTGVEGAWAYPLKHTTPEPVTLHKVLAEAEANEITHVAMEASSHGLDQRRLDGVLLTAAGFTNFTQDHLDYHATFEAYFDAKMGLFTRVLSEDGVAVVNMDDPKGPDVASLCEYRGQEVIGVGRAEGCRLRLLGQRFDATGQDVRFSWQDRPYQARLDLMGGFQAENVLLAAGLAIAAGAIPGDVFSVLPELTTVRGRMELAATRENGAAVFVDYAHTPDAVETALRALRPHVMGKLIVIVGAGGDRDAGKRPLMGRAAADQADVVIVTDDNPRSEDPAGIRAAVMAGAVEGDCEQVFEVGDRAEAILRGIDALGAGDALLIAGKGHESGQIVGDTVLPFDDVEQASVAVAALEGRI, via the coding sequence ATGGGCAAGACATCATCATTGGCAGAGCTGGGGCTGACCGCGCAGGGCGGGCGCGAGGCGCAGATCAGCGGCATTGCGGTGGACAGCCGCGCGGTGCGGCCCGGGTACCTGTTTGCGGCGATGCCCGGCACGGTGGTGCATGGTGCGACCTTTGTGGCGCAGGCGGTGGAAGACGGGGCCGTGGCGGTGCTGACCGATGCCAAGGGGGCCGCGTTGATCGACGTCGACGTGGCGGTGGTTGTGGCGCAGGACCCACGTGCGGCCTTGGCGCAGACTGCAAGCCTATGGTTTGGCCCGCATCCCGGAACGGTGGTGGCGGTCACGGGGACCAACGGCAAGACCTCGGTGTCGACGTTTACACGGCAGATCTGGGAGGCGCTGGGGCTGGCAGCGGTCAACCTTGGCACCACGGGTGTTGAGGGCGCATGGGCCTATCCGCTGAAGCATACCACGCCCGAACCTGTCACATTGCACAAGGTCTTGGCTGAGGCTGAGGCCAATGAGATCACGCATGTGGCCATGGAGGCGTCCAGCCACGGGCTGGACCAGCGGCGGCTTGACGGGGTGTTGTTGACGGCGGCGGGGTTCACGAATTTCACCCAGGACCATCTGGATTATCACGCGACGTTTGAGGCGTATTTCGACGCCAAGATGGGGCTGTTTACGCGGGTGCTGTCAGAGGACGGTGTGGCCGTCGTCAACATGGATGATCCCAAGGGGCCGGATGTGGCCTCATTGTGCGAATACCGCGGGCAAGAGGTGATCGGCGTGGGCCGGGCAGAGGGGTGCCGGTTGCGCCTGTTGGGCCAGCGGTTTGACGCCACGGGTCAGGACGTGCGGTTTAGCTGGCAGGACCGGCCCTATCAGGCGCGTCTGGATCTGATGGGTGGGTTTCAGGCGGAAAACGTGCTGCTGGCGGCTGGATTGGCGATTGCGGCAGGCGCGATCCCCGGTGATGTGTTCAGCGTACTGCCAGAGCTGACCACGGTCAGGGGCCGGATGGAGCTGGCTGCGACTCGCGAAAACGGGGCGGCGGTGTTTGTAGATTATGCTCATACACCCGATGCGGTCGAAACTGCGCTGCGCGCGCTGCGGCCGCATGTGATGGGCAAGCTGATTGTGATTGTGGGCGCAGGCGGTGACCGCGACGCAGGCAAGCGGCCGCTGATGGGCCGTGCGGCGGCGGATCAGGCGGATGTGGTGATTGTCACCGACGACAACCCGCGCAGCGAAGACCCCGCCGGCATCCGCGCCGCGGTGATGGCCGGTGCGGTTGAGGGCGATTGTGAGCAGGTCTTTGAAGTGGGCGACCGGGCCGAAGCAATCCTGCGCGGCATTGACGCGCTGGGGGCCGGGGACGCGCTGTTGATCGCGGGCAAGGGCCACGAAAGCGGGCAGATCGTGGGCGACACGGTGCTGCCGTTTGATGATGTGGAGCAAGCCAGCGTTGCCGTGGCCGCATTGGAGGGCCGGATATGA
- a CDS encoding ACT domain-containing protein: protein MTGTVADLGGMLAGMTPTPVPGVVHFCKVGFDDPRLAELATQALCTFREVEDMTLILTQAQADAAGLAGDQPMAQITLGVYSSLEGVGLTAAVATALAEAGIACNMVAAFHHDHAFVPAAQVDDAMAVLTAISSAARA, encoded by the coding sequence ATGACCGGGACGGTTGCTGATCTGGGCGGGATGTTGGCGGGGATGACGCCAACGCCGGTGCCGGGGGTGGTGCATTTCTGCAAGGTTGGATTTGACGATCCAAGGCTTGCGGAGCTCGCAACGCAGGCGCTGTGCACCTTTCGCGAGGTCGAGGATATGACGCTGATCCTGACGCAAGCACAGGCAGACGCGGCCGGTCTGGCGGGGGATCAGCCGATGGCGCAGATCACGTTGGGGGTCTATTCATCGCTGGAAGGTGTCGGGCTGACGGCGGCGGTGGCCACGGCGCTGGCCGAGGCCGGGATCGCCTGCAACATGGTGGCGGCCTTTCACCACGACCATGCCTTTGTGCCAGCAGCACAGGTGGACGATGCGATGGCCGTTTTGACGGCGATCTCATCGGCGGCGCGCGCCTAG
- the murD gene encoding UDP-N-acetylmuramoyl-L-alanine--D-glutamate ligase, translating to MIPVRGYQGSTVAVLGLGRTGLAAAAALEAGGANVIVWDDGQSARDAAEDAGYELRDLSKTGAFAGVDALLVSPGIPHLYPAPNPAIAAAWEAGVPVDNDIGFFFRSFATDDWDRFDVAPRVVAVTGSNGKSTTSALLHHILVENGRPSQLAGNIGRGSLDIEPAHDGEVVVLELSSYQTELARSMTPDVAVWTNISADHLDRHAGLGGYVAAKRRLFAEGGPDRAVIGVDEPEGRYLANQMAEGPEDDRVIRVSVTDKITRGWTVFAKKGFLSEYRKGRQVGSIDLRDIAGLPGAHNHQNACAAYAAARVLGLGPKGIEAAMRSYPGLPHRSQVIGTRGGVTFVNDSKATNVDAAAKALAAFKRIRWICGGLQKDGGLDGLVPHLDHVTKAYVIGREPEDFARQLPGVAAAICGDMATAVAQASAEAQIGEVVLLAPACASFDQYDSFAARGDDFIQLVDTVLSQPK from the coding sequence ATGATACCAGTCAGAGGATACCAAGGAAGCACCGTGGCGGTGCTGGGGCTGGGCCGCACAGGGCTGGCGGCAGCAGCGGCACTTGAGGCCGGCGGCGCAAATGTCATTGTCTGGGATGACGGGCAAAGTGCGCGGGATGCTGCGGAAGACGCGGGCTATGAATTGCGCGACTTGAGCAAGACCGGCGCGTTTGCGGGCGTCGACGCGCTGTTGGTCAGTCCCGGTATCCCGCATCTTTACCCCGCCCCGAACCCCGCAATTGCGGCTGCATGGGAAGCAGGCGTGCCGGTGGACAATGACATCGGCTTTTTCTTCCGCTCTTTCGCGACGGACGACTGGGACCGGTTTGACGTGGCCCCGCGCGTGGTGGCGGTGACCGGATCAAACGGGAAATCGACGACAAGCGCGCTTTTGCATCATATTCTGGTTGAGAATGGCCGCCCCAGCCAGTTGGCGGGCAATATCGGGCGCGGGTCGCTGGATATTGAACCGGCCCACGACGGCGAGGTCGTGGTGTTGGAGCTGTCGTCCTATCAGACAGAACTCGCCCGCAGCATGACGCCTGATGTGGCGGTCTGGACCAATATCAGTGCAGACCATCTAGACCGGCACGCAGGTTTGGGGGGCTATGTCGCTGCCAAGCGCCGGTTGTTCGCAGAAGGTGGGCCGGATCGCGCGGTGATCGGTGTGGACGAACCCGAAGGGCGGTATTTGGCCAACCAGATGGCTGAAGGCCCCGAAGACGACCGGGTGATCCGGGTGTCGGTGACCGACAAGATCACGCGCGGCTGGACGGTCTTCGCCAAGAAAGGGTTTCTGAGCGAGTACCGCAAGGGCCGGCAGGTGGGGTCAATTGATCTGCGCGACATCGCGGGGCTGCCGGGCGCACACAACCATCAGAACGCCTGCGCCGCCTATGCGGCCGCCCGCGTGCTGGGGCTGGGGCCAAAGGGGATCGAGGCGGCGATGCGGTCTTATCCCGGACTGCCGCACCGGTCGCAGGTCATTGGCACGCGCGGAGGGGTGACATTTGTCAACGACAGCAAGGCCACCAATGTGGATGCCGCCGCCAAGGCGCTGGCGGCCTTCAAACGTATTCGCTGGATCTGCGGCGGGTTGCAGAAGGACGGTGGTCTGGACGGGTTGGTGCCGCATCTGGACCACGTCACCAAAGCCTATGTTATCGGGCGCGAGCCGGAAGATTTCGCGCGGCAATTGCCCGGTGTCGCGGCCGCGATTTGCGGCGACATGGCGACTGCGGTGGCACAGGCCAGTGCCGAGGCGCAGATTGGCGAGGTGGTATTGCTGGCCCCGGCCTGCGCCAGCTTTGACCAATACGACAGTTTCGCCGCACGGGGTGACGATTTCATTCAGCTGGTCGACACAGTGTTAAGCCAGCCAAAGTAA
- the murF gene encoding UDP-N-acetylmuramoyl-tripeptide--D-alanyl-D-alanine ligase has protein sequence MSLWTAAEAAAATGGTTTGDWQANGVSIDTRTIAEGDLFVALTDVRDGHEFVAMAFEKGAGAALVTHRPAGVAEDAPLLIVDDVLAALGAMGTAARARTDARIVGVTGSVGKTSTKEMLSCVLARQGRTHASVASYNNHWGVPLTLARMPRDTEYAVIEMGMSNPGEIAPLSKMTRPHVAMVTTVAAAHLEAFDDLDGIAREKASIVEGLEPGGIAVLNADIPTAPILRKYAQDQGFAIQSFGSTATDWALGMVRVTDSATVIEATHRDDAYLFKLSLPGRHFAMNALGALAVCEALGADPAIAAQDMALWVPPQGRGSRSIVALDAGSEDETIDLIDDAFNANPTSLSAALEVLAAATPVDGVGRIVKGRRVAILGDMLELGPDEAAIHAGLADDPHLQALELVHCVGPRMKHLHDVLPEAQRGQWFAAAEAGASAATQLVDAGDVVLVKGSKGSKVSLIVDAIRKLGHR, from the coding sequence ATGAGCCTGTGGACAGCGGCAGAGGCGGCGGCGGCCACGGGCGGCACCACGACCGGGGACTGGCAGGCCAATGGTGTGTCGATTGATACCCGCACCATCGCGGAAGGTGATCTGTTCGTGGCGCTGACGGATGTGCGCGACGGGCATGAATTTGTGGCGATGGCCTTTGAAAAGGGGGCTGGGGCGGCACTTGTTACCCATCGGCCCGCGGGCGTGGCCGAAGATGCGCCGCTGTTGATCGTGGATGACGTGCTGGCGGCCTTGGGTGCGATGGGCACAGCCGCCCGCGCGCGGACGGATGCCCGGATCGTCGGGGTGACGGGTTCGGTGGGGAAAACCTCGACCAAGGAAATGCTGAGCTGCGTGTTGGCGCGGCAAGGGCGGACCCATGCCTCTGTCGCGAGTTACAACAACCATTGGGGCGTGCCGCTGACGCTGGCGCGAATGCCGCGCGACACCGAATATGCGGTGATCGAGATGGGGATGAGCAACCCCGGCGAGATCGCGCCCTTGTCGAAAATGACGCGGCCACATGTGGCGATGGTGACCACGGTGGCGGCGGCACATCTTGAGGCGTTTGACGATCTTGACGGGATCGCGCGCGAGAAGGCCAGCATTGTGGAGGGGTTGGAGCCGGGCGGCATTGCGGTGCTGAACGCCGATATTCCGACCGCGCCGATCTTAAGAAAATACGCGCAGGATCAAGGCTTTGCGATCCAAAGCTTTGGTAGCACCGCAACCGATTGGGCCTTGGGCATGGTGCGGGTCACGGATTCGGCCACGGTGATCGAGGCGACCCACCGCGACGATGCCTATCTGTTCAAACTGTCGCTGCCCGGACGGCACTTTGCGATGAATGCGCTGGGGGCCTTGGCGGTTTGCGAGGCTTTGGGCGCGGACCCGGCGATTGCGGCACAGGACATGGCCCTGTGGGTGCCGCCGCAAGGGCGCGGGTCGCGCAGCATCGTGGCGTTGGATGCAGGATCAGAGGATGAAACCATTGATCTGATTGACGATGCCTTTAACGCCAATCCGACGTCATTGTCCGCCGCACTCGAAGTGTTGGCGGCCGCGACCCCGGTTGATGGTGTCGGACGGATCGTCAAGGGCCGCCGCGTCGCGATTCTGGGCGATATGCTGGAACTTGGGCCGGACGAGGCGGCGATCCATGCGGGCCTTGCGGATGATCCGCACCTGCAGGCGCTGGAGTTGGTGCATTGCGTGGGTCCACGCATGAAACATTTGCATGATGTCCTGCCAGAGGCACAGCGCGGGCAGTGGTTCGCGGCGGCTGAGGCGGGGGCCAGTGCGGCCACCCAACTGGTGGATGCGGGCGATGTGGTGCTGGTGAAGGGGTCAAAGGGCAGCAAAGTCAGCCTGATTGTTGACGCCATTCGCAAACTCGGGCATCGCTGA
- a CDS encoding SLC13 family permease: MESLALSYEMMAVLGLLALTIFLFVSEIVRIDLAAVLVMVLLGGLSYLPGLGNLADVQNLFTGFSSNAVMSIIAVMIIGAGLDKTGLMSKVAALIIKRGGTTEARIIPIVSGVVGVISSFMQNVGAAALFLPVMSRISARTDIPMSRLLMPMGFCAILGGTITMVGSSPLILLNDLIIASNDTLPADQQMEPFGLFSVTPIGVMLVTTGVLYFVLFGRWVLPAKRERGTDGGSARSMQAYIENTYGLRADMFEVNVPEGSILIGHTLSDLMVAHHMYILGTSYRGHKVIAPMADTTIEAPARLAVLGLRRVVAEEFAEPYGLEIMPELDVFADDFAATQSGVAEVVIPPGSGVIGQTPIDLRLRQSHGLSLLAIHRGAETMSHVETEDHVATHIGQVPFQAGDTAVVHVQWDRLTRLKTDRDFVVVTSDFPQEELRPHKVGWALVFFALALGLILFSDVRLSLCLLTGAVGMVLSRVLSIDEAYQAVSWSTVFLLASLIPLGQAVQNTGTANWIAGHVLVLLDGWPLWALQTGLAVLGTAFTLVMSNVGATVLLVPLAISIAVTAGGDPAVFALTVAIATSNSFLIPTHQVNALIMGPAGYRVIDFVRSGGVMTVLFLIVSMFGLTVFF; encoded by the coding sequence ATGGAATCACTGGCGCTGAGCTATGAGATGATGGCGGTCTTGGGGCTGCTGGCGCTGACAATATTCCTGTTCGTCTCGGAAATCGTGCGGATTGATCTGGCCGCAGTGCTGGTCATGGTCTTGCTGGGTGGGCTGAGTTATCTGCCCGGACTTGGCAATCTGGCGGATGTCCAGAACCTGTTCACCGGCTTTTCATCCAATGCGGTGATGTCGATCATTGCGGTGATGATTATCGGGGCCGGGCTCGACAAGACCGGGCTGATGTCAAAGGTGGCGGCACTGATCATCAAGCGCGGTGGCACGACAGAGGCACGGATCATTCCGATTGTGTCGGGCGTTGTAGGCGTCATTTCATCCTTCATGCAGAACGTAGGAGCCGCGGCACTGTTCCTGCCGGTCATGAGCCGGATTTCAGCCCGCACGGATATCCCGATGAGCCGGCTGCTGATGCCGATGGGCTTTTGCGCGATTCTGGGCGGCACGATCACGATGGTGGGATCCTCGCCGTTGATCTTGCTGAACGATCTGATCATTGCCAGCAATGACACGCTGCCCGCGGACCAGCAGATGGAGCCTTTCGGGCTGTTCTCTGTCACGCCCATCGGGGTGATGCTGGTGACGACCGGGGTGCTTTATTTCGTGCTGTTCGGGCGCTGGGTGCTGCCTGCCAAGCGCGAGCGTGGCACCGATGGCGGGTCGGCGCGGTCGATGCAGGCCTATATCGAAAACACCTATGGGCTGCGGGCGGATATGTTCGAGGTCAACGTGCCAGAGGGGTCGATCCTGATCGGGCATACGCTGTCGGACCTGATGGTGGCGCATCACATGTATATTCTGGGCACGTCATATCGCGGCCATAAGGTGATTGCACCCATGGCGGACACAACGATCGAGGCGCCCGCGCGCCTGGCGGTGCTGGGTCTGCGCCGGGTGGTCGCGGAAGAATTCGCAGAGCCTTACGGGCTGGAGATCATGCCGGAGCTGGACGTCTTTGCCGATGATTTCGCCGCCACGCAATCGGGGGTGGCCGAGGTGGTGATCCCGCCAGGGTCGGGCGTGATTGGACAGACGCCGATTGATTTGCGGTTGCGTCAGAGTCACGGGCTTTCGCTGTTGGCGATCCATCGCGGGGCCGAGACCATGAGCCACGTTGAAACCGAGGATCACGTGGCCACCCATATCGGGCAGGTGCCATTTCAGGCCGGTGACACCGCGGTGGTGCATGTCCAGTGGGACCGGCTCACGCGGTTGAAGACGGACCGGGACTTTGTGGTTGTGACATCAGATTTCCCGCAAGAGGAATTGCGCCCGCACAAGGTTGGCTGGGCGCTGGTCTTTTTCGCGCTTGCATTGGGGTTGATCCTGTTTTCGGACGTGCGGCTGTCGCTGTGCCTGCTGACAGGGGCGGTGGGCATGGTGCTGAGCCGGGTCTTGTCGATTGACGAGGCCTATCAGGCGGTGAGTTGGAGTACGGTGTTCCTGCTTGCCTCGCTGATCCCGCTTGGCCAGGCGGTGCAGAACACCGGCACGGCGAACTGGATTGCGGGGCATGTGTTGGTCTTGCTGGATGGCTGGCCGCTTTGGGCGTTGCAGACCGGGCTTGCGGTGCTGGGCACCGCGTTCACGCTGGTGATGTCGAATGTGGGGGCCACGGTGTTGCTGGTGCCGCTGGCGATTTCGATTGCGGTCACAGCGGGCGGAGACCCGGCGGTTTTCGCCCTGACGGTGGCGATTGCAACCTCAAATTCCTTCCTGATCCCGACCCATCAGGTGAATGCACTGATTATGGGGCCAGCGGGCTATCGCGTCATTGATTTCGTCCGCTCAGGCGGGGTGATGACCGTGCTGTTCCTGATCGTGTCGATGTTCGGGCTGACGGTGTTCTTCTAG